In a genomic window of Synergistaceae bacterium:
- a CDS encoding glycine reductase, which yields MMKVGIKSYSYCLNHAPETGSHYGGTPWEAIQSGKEQEYLDSLPKFLQSYDHALHYAPNQTYIGGISYEEFESMPTPWTANLLPDEKSKRYGKFGEIMPEDEFLGLISASDEFELVWLEKSFAEAVSKKLAEDPVITESIVKRVIRPKNMQELADIEKEVSERGALPLYNNNEVVGCIRMGHPTDHCLTAHVLMENLAGKASGVLALLHLLKNSGLDPKDLDFVIECSEEGAGDVGQRAGGNFAKAIAEVAGCVNASGCDVRGFCAGPVNAMINAAAQVASGARKNIAVVAGGSIPKLYMNSRDHVKKNLLALEDCVGSFAVLIVPDDGTNPVMRLDVLGKHTVAAGGAPQAVTSALTFEPLTAAGLTFADVDRYAPELQNHEITEPAGAGNVPLANIKMIAALAVMKKAIEKADMMNFIKQHGTIGYAHTQGHIPAGVPFIGPACELIKEGKIKRAMIIGKGSLFLARLTNLADGASFLIEAPSPVESTASVSKDDIKAMILEALSEIAGKLS from the coding sequence ATCATGAAAGTAGGAATTAAGAGTTACTCATATTGCCTGAATCACGCACCCGAAACAGGCAGTCATTACGGCGGAACCCCTTGGGAAGCCATTCAAAGCGGCAAAGAGCAGGAATATCTTGACTCACTCCCGAAATTTTTGCAGAGCTATGATCACGCGCTACACTATGCACCGAATCAGACTTATATCGGCGGAATCTCTTATGAAGAATTCGAGTCAATGCCTACACCGTGGACTGCAAATTTATTACCTGATGAGAAATCAAAACGCTACGGAAAATTTGGCGAGATTATGCCCGAAGATGAGTTTTTAGGGCTTATTTCTGCGTCTGATGAGTTCGAACTCGTTTGGCTTGAAAAAAGTTTCGCCGAGGCAGTCAGCAAAAAATTAGCTGAAGATCCAGTTATAACTGAATCAATCGTAAAGCGTGTAATACGTCCTAAGAATATGCAGGAACTTGCAGACATTGAGAAAGAAGTATCAGAACGCGGCGCACTCCCTCTCTATAATAATAATGAAGTAGTCGGCTGTATCAGAATGGGACACCCTACAGATCATTGTTTGACGGCTCATGTCTTAATGGAAAATTTAGCGGGTAAGGCTTCCGGTGTGCTTGCATTATTGCATTTGCTCAAAAATAGCGGCTTAGATCCTAAAGATTTAGATTTCGTTATTGAGTGTTCAGAAGAAGGCGCGGGCGATGTAGGACAGCGTGCAGGCGGTAATTTTGCTAAGGCCATTGCTGAAGTAGCAGGCTGTGTGAATGCGTCGGGCTGTGATGTCAGGGGATTCTGCGCGGGGCCTGTTAATGCCATGATTAACGCGGCGGCTCAAGTTGCTTCAGGTGCTAGGAAAAATATAGCTGTTGTTGCAGGCGGTTCGATTCCTAAACTCTATATGAATTCACGCGATCACGTAAAGAAAAATTTATTAGCTCTTGAAGATTGCGTAGGAAGTTTCGCGGTCTTGATTGTTCCTGATGACGGCACAAATCCCGTAATGAGACTCGATGTATTAGGTAAGCACACAGTTGCAGCAGGCGGAGCACCTCAGGCAGTAACAAGCGCACTAACTTTTGAGCCTTTGACAGCAGCCGGATTAACTTTTGCAGATGTAGACAGATACGCACCCGAATTACAGAATCACGAAATCACAGAACCCGCCGGAGCTGGTAATGTACCTCTCGCAAATATAAAGATGATCGCTGCCCTTGCTGTAATGAAGAAAGCTATCGAGAAGGCCGACATGATGAATTTTATCAAGCAGCACGGCACAATCGGTTATGCTCATACTCAGGGACATATTCCCGCAGGAGTGCCATTTATCGGGCCGGCCTGTGAATTAATCAAAGAAGGCAAAATTAAACGCGCTATGATTATCGGGAAAGGGAGTCTATTTTTAGCGAGATTAACGAACTTGGCCGACGGTGCGTCATTCCTGATTGAAGCTCCTTCACCCGTTGAAAGCACGGCAAGTGTCAGCAAAGATGACATTAAAGCAATGATTCTTGAGGCATTAAGCGAGATTGCCGGAAAGTTGAGTTAA
- a CDS encoding thioredoxin, producing MAITEITKENFEAEFKNSPLPAVLDFWGPKCGPCMALMPKYHELADNPKYEGKFKFCSVDTSKNRRVSMMVRPAVMAQPTFLFFKDGQEVARISGDGTTIEEITAKVDELCA from the coding sequence ATGGCAATAACCGAGATCACAAAAGAAAACTTTGAGGCAGAATTCAAGAATAGCCCACTCCCTGCAGTGCTTGATTTCTGGGGGCCGAAGTGCGGGCCTTGCATGGCGTTAATGCCTAAATATCACGAACTCGCAGATAATCCCAAATATGAAGGCAAATTCAAATTCTGTTCGGTTGATACGTCAAAGAATCGCCGAGTCTCAATGATGGTGCGTCCGGCAGTAATGGCTCAGCCCACGTTCTTATTCTTTAAGGACGGCCAAGAGGTTGCAAGAATCAGCGGCGACGGCACAACAATTGAAGAAATAACGGCAAAAGTTGACGAGCTTTGCGCATAA
- a CDS encoding glycine reductase — translation MSDAIKKLVGEALSDIIETAKTGGKTIRVGLMASGSEHGAEEIAKGARLALQNSSNVIPVLIGPKVKGYEDLEYIECEESEIPAKLESCVKEGIIPGAVAMHFPFPLGVTTIGRVFTPGRGRPMILASTTGTSSTVRGEAMLRNAIYGIAVAKSLGINNPTVGILNVDTAQPVFRALTHMKERGYNITFGTSTRADGGSVLRGNDILSGAVDICVTDTLTGNVLVKMFSSFTTGGSYEASGWGYGPSCGEGWKNVVSIVSRASGAPVIANALAFTASVIAGNLPEKVSDELKAARKAGLDEEIDSLTPKAAQAEEDVKAPPAEPTDDELHGIDVLEIDNAVKVLWKAGIYAESAMGCTGPVIKMPAKHMEKAAELLKANGYL, via the coding sequence ATGTCAGACGCAATAAAAAAATTAGTCGGTGAGGCACTGAGCGACATTATAGAGACTGCTAAGACCGGCGGAAAGACAATTAGAGTCGGACTCATGGCTTCAGGAAGTGAACACGGCGCGGAAGAAATCGCAAAAGGAGCAAGACTCGCACTGCAAAATTCTAGTAACGTGATTCCCGTCTTGATCGGCCCTAAAGTCAAAGGCTATGAAGATTTAGAGTATATAGAATGTGAAGAGTCAGAGATTCCCGCAAAATTAGAATCCTGCGTGAAAGAAGGCATTATCCCCGGAGCTGTTGCTATGCACTTCCCATTTCCTTTAGGTGTAACAACAATCGGGCGGGTATTCACACCGGGGCGCGGCCGTCCCATGATTCTAGCGTCAACAACTGGGACATCTTCAACTGTGAGAGGCGAGGCAATGTTACGCAATGCAATTTACGGAATCGCAGTCGCAAAATCACTCGGAATAAATAATCCTACAGTGGGAATATTAAACGTTGATACAGCACAGCCGGTTTTCAGGGCTTTAACTCATATGAAGGAACGCGGCTATAATATCACTTTCGGGACTTCAACGAGGGCAGACGGCGGCTCAGTTTTGCGCGGAAATGATATTTTATCGGGAGCTGTCGATATTTGCGTAACTGACACTTTAACGGGCAATGTGCTTGTAAAAATGTTCTCGTCATTCACAACGGGCGGATCTTATGAGGCTTCAGGCTGGGGCTATGGTCCTTCATGCGGTGAGGGCTGGAAAAATGTAGTCTCTATTGTGTCTCGTGCGTCAGGAGCTCCTGTTATAGCAAATGCGCTTGCTTTCACTGCGAGTGTTATAGCCGGAAATTTGCCCGAAAAAGTTTCAGACGAGTTAAAAGCAGCCCGCAAGGCCGGACTCGATGAAGAAATTGACTCGCTCACTCCTAAGGCAGCACAGGCAGAAGAAGATGTTAAAGCACCTCCTGCAGAACCTACAGATGACGAATTACACGGGATTGATGTATTAGAGATCGATAACGCCGTAAAAGTTTTATGGAAAGCCGGAATTTATGCAGAGAGTGCTATGGGCTGTACAGGACCGGTTATAAAAATGCCGGCCAAGCATATGGAGAAGGCTGCCGAACTCTTGAAAGCGAACGGGTATTTATAA
- a CDS encoding DUF3343 domain-containing protein encodes MACLATFKTTSAALMFERTCRASGIQARIAPVPRKLSSSCGLACEFPCDMRQEVEDIALTKKIQVAGYHDINE; translated from the coding sequence GTGGCTTGTTTAGCGACATTCAAGACAACAAGTGCGGCTTTAATGTTTGAGAGAACTTGCAGGGCTTCAGGGATTCAAGCGAGAATTGCGCCAGTTCCTAGAAAATTATCATCAAGCTGCGGGCTTGCGTGTGAATTCCCCTGTGATATGCGTCAAGAAGTCGAAGATATTGCACTCACAAAAAAAATTCAGGTCGCCGGTTATCATGATATAAATGAGTGA
- a CDS encoding glycine/sarcosine/betaine reductase complex selenoprotein A: protein MGKLAGKKLLLLGERDGVPGPAMEACLKDSGAEIIFSATECFVUTAAGAMDLQNQQRVKDAGEKYGTDCIVILGSSDAEGAEIYAETVTAGDPTYAGPLAGVSLGLPVYHVFDPVIRAECDPAAWEEQISMMEMVLDPDALTEAVKGMRDQYSKGVIE, encoded by the coding sequence ATGGGAAAACTTGCAGGGAAGAAATTATTGCTTCTCGGTGAACGTGACGGCGTGCCGGGGCCTGCAATGGAAGCATGTTTGAAGGACAGCGGCGCAGAGATTATTTTCTCGGCCACTGAGTGTTTTGTCTGAACGGCCGCAGGTGCGATGGACTTGCAGAACCAGCAGAGAGTTAAGGACGCTGGAGAGAAATACGGAACTGACTGCATAGTAATTCTTGGCAGCTCTGACGCAGAAGGAGCAGAAATTTACGCCGAGACAGTTACAGCAGGAGATCCGACATATGCAGGCCCACTCGCCGGAGTCTCGTTGGGACTCCCCGTATATCACGTATTTGACCCTGTAATTAGAGCTGAGTGCGACCCCGCAGCTTGGGAAGAACAGATCAGCATGATGGAAATGGTGCTCGATCCTGACGCATTAACAGAAGCAGTTAAGGGAATGCGCGATCAATACAGCAAAGGCGTTATTGAATAA